CCAATACACATTTCCAGCATAGAATAGGTGAATCCATGAATACTTTAAACAGTAGAATATACCAAGCAGGCCAGCGTCGCATTCCTCTCCTCCTTCGACACGAAGATTTCCACAAAAACTCTCCTCCGGTTCAGAGAAACATCTGCCAGATTTGGCCTGCAACACTTTTCTGATAGATCTTAGGCTGCACGGTGAAAATCTCTGAAACAAAAGACctgataaatgaaaaaaattcaatgaattccagtgttttttttaacctaAGTGCCTAATTCCCGGCACGATAAGTGTATCTCGCAATCAACCAAACAACCACCTCTACAGTGAGTCATGTCAGTGAGTGAACATcaacttttaatttatatattgacTGGACGGGTGGGCGATCTCACGGtgcatctggtgttaagtggttaccggagcacatagacatctacaacgtaaatgccgccacccacctagagacatgagttttaaggtctgttttaacagtacaaccgTTACCCCGCCCTTTAAGCcgaccgcattactgctttacggcagaaataggcagggtggtggtaccgatcCGTGTAGACTCACGAGGCGTCCTACcacagtaattgcgcaaattataatttagccttattatttaaatttgtataacacgctgttattccttcgccatggaagtcaatcgtgaacatttgttaagtacgtatttcattaggcctgcggtattcgaacaccgttgcatcgttcgATATGAATGTACCGGGCGTCTTCGTCTTGTccaggccacaacgacttccaACCGTGTGTAACCACATATACTGTATTTGGCCTTGGCTCGTTGTATCAAGTCGTATAACCGCTTGGGTAGACGGGTGTCGCCGCTCTGTAACTGTTGTTACGTCAATTACCTTGTTGTTGACGTCGTACCCGCTGACGCTGTAGGTGTACATGAGGTAGGAGCCCCCCTGGCTGGCGGCCGGCGAGCACTCGGCCACGTCGGGGTCGTGCTCGGAGCCCCAGTTGTGGCCGAACTCGTGCGCCGTCACCAGGTCCGCCTCCCGGGTGATCACGCGCTGCCCGTAATGATTCCGGGACGAACTCAGGCCAGAGTTCAAATATAACGTATATCCGTTCTTGAAATATTCTGTCAATGATACACCATACATGCAGAGCTTAAAAGTTTAAGGTCATACCGTACTTAtttccattaaaattaaaattatatgttttgaatAGGTCATAGAAATTTGTTTATTCTCTAACTGAAGTACACTTTTCAATCTATGGTTACATGCATTATGCCAATAAATAAAGCAGAACCTCAAATATTTTCCTCTGCCACTTATAGTATATAATCTTTATAGATCTGGATCGGTTGTAGAATTCTTAGACATCACTATGAGATGCTAGGCTGACCTTGTTAAGACTgactttattgtaattttttggaATGCATGGACTGTGATATCTCTACTAATGCAAgaatcaaaatatatataaataaaatgaaacacgcaataaatatatgtaataattaaaataacaaaaagcaATGCAAAATAAAAGGACACTCACATAAAGCACACCGtaaactgaaaataaaacaaaataattagttCATAATATCCTTCTTTACGGTGTCATCTAATTAATTGATCAGTCATTTATGGCTGATCAATTAATTAAGTGAAGTAACTAACTAAAGTACTACACAATTGAATAATATACCGAATTCATGTatcaagaaaataataaataatcaaaataatttaaaaaaaacacaataaaacatGCAATTTATATAACAAACTAAAGAAATGTaaaggtgatttttttttaaaacaagaaaatGCTATGCCatatattaaattcattaaatcaagAAAATCTTTCACCAAGACACTGAACATTAAAGGTTGACACAAAACTATTGATGTACAAAAAACTTTTTGGACTGATACCTTttccatgaaataaatatataggtattatttttttatttacctgggGTGCATATACCACCGACTGAATTTCTACGCGGCGAACCGACATAGGCTAAACCTAAGATGCCGCCTTCGAATTTAAGGTCAGTAAATAAGTGAGCCAAACAGAAGTCTTTGTGTGAATATTCTCGACTGAACACCTACAAATAAAGaactaaattaatgtttttttttttgcctatatgcgtggacgaactcacagcccacctggtgttaagtggttacaggaactcatagacatctacaacgtaaatgcgccatacaccttgagatataagttttaaggtctccatatagttacaacggctgccccacccttcaaaccgaaacgcattactgcttcacggcagaaataggcggggcggtggtacctacccgtgcgggctcacaagaggtcctaccaccagtaattacgcaaattataattttgcgggtttgatttttattacacgatgttattccttcactgtggaagtcaatcgtgaacaattgttaagtacgtatttcattagaaaaattggtacccgcctgcgggattcgaacaccgttgcatcgctatatacgaatgcaccggacgtcttgtcctttaggccacgacgacttcaaaatgtaatGCCTTTTGAAAACAACCACATGTTGGTAATAtcagaaaatatatttctaaaatgTAGCTTTAAATCATTTATCTTGAAAAAATCATTTATAAAATGGAATGAGAATCCTGAGATAAAATGtgaagtaattaatttaaaaatttaattaatataacgtGAATGACACTTTACCTCAAGCAAATTCCGAACATCCCATTTCTCACGCACCATATTATAATGAGCCTCTCCTCCTCGGACTCGTGTAGGTTCAGAATGTACCAATATCTTTTTAATTACAAACCCCATGCCTTTAAATCCATCCATATCCTAAAgacaataaatttgaaaatgttgTGTTGAAATAAGTTGAGATTTGATGAGGAACAAAAACAGCATCAATTGAAAACTTACCTGCCTATCCTGCCACAGAGtatcattataaattttatgCACACGATCAATTAGACttatctgtaaaatataaacttGCATTGagtaatttactaaaattttctATCTAAAATTACACGTTTCATTTAGTATGTTACCAAATAACTAATGGTAGTTTTGGTGTTGCTAGCTCCCATTTCTTGAAAGAATCTATAGTCAGCCACAAGTAATAGGGGACATCTTGTTTTTGTTGGTGTATATTCATAATCACTCTGTCTCTTAGTCCTCTTTTTAGGACCATCATTACTTGTGTCAGCTTCATTAGCTGGATGGTATGAGTTTGTTTGGTCCAAATACTTTTCTTTTTCAAGCTGTTCATGCTTCAATTCGATATCATATTCTTCTTGTACATCATCACTGTCGTCTTCCAattctgaataaaataaaatattataatttttatttattctgtagAGCAGCCAACATATCAATAGTGTAACTGGTGTCGACTAAGACATAAAAGTATCATGGAAGTAATAAAAAAGCCTTGACATGGATCTAcctattaattttaaactaaaggttaaatttacaattacatTGGAAATATAACTGATCAAACTTCAAAGGAATTTACCATCACTTTATGTCACAAACAGACAGAATAGTTGTGTTCAATAATATAAGCTAGTAACATTTCAAAATACTAGTATTCAGTTAAAATTAGATGGATAGGTTCTTTTTTATAGTGAAAAAATTGTTGTGATTGGATTTTAGGAAAAAAACAGGCAACTCTATGGCGTAGAAGTAATTTCTTTATATGAGAGTATACATAGACTTTACTTTGCAAGAAATGATCACGTGATAAAACTAACAAtgactacaatttttttaccttttcCCTCTTTAACATAACCACAAACCCGTGGTTTGTTGGGAATTGCATCACCAGCCCAACTGTACCGAATATCAGAAGAACGATAAGTGATCATGCTCTTCCCATCTAAATCAGGCAGATGTCGCCAGGACggctaaaattaaaaagtttaacaTGAAATAAGCCATTATATTGAAAGGTTATTTACTGAAAATTCTTATGCAATCTCTAAACTTAAGACACTTAAGTTATGTAGTAGTAAGTATatgtacggtaggcagcggcttggctctgcccctggcattgctgaagtccatgggcgacggtaaccactcaccatcaagtgggccgtatgttcgtcttacgacaagggcaataaaaaatatatatagttgtaggatttaattatttaattattactaacatttctaattattgtaaaacatttctGAACGAGTGAAAGATTCTGAACGCATGATGTGTGAAAGGGACGGATGTAGCTCTAGTTCGCTCTCTCGCACGACGCCGCCATTAGGAGTAAGACGTGTTCAAAGTGCTCtctaagaattaaataaaaagtattgtgAAACCCTAGAAAAGAGTGATTTCATTTAGACCCACACCCACATAGATATCTGATTTTTAGAGATATTTACCTCCACATGATATGTTTCATCAGGTGTATGTATGATTCCTGTCATTACACCATCTTCCATATGTAACTTAACATCTGATTTTGTTTCTCCAAATACTCTGCCAGTGAAGAAATTCTCACGatcttaaaacaatttttttgttgttaataacTCATTATTAGTACTGAAGTAAATATTATAAGTCTTTTCTGCCATATCAAATATTCTTCAACAAAAATTTACTGTGATGGCAATAAGACCTACATTCATC
Above is a window of Bombyx mori chromosome 21, ASM3026992v2 DNA encoding:
- the LOC101742406 gene encoding ADAM 17-like protease; the encoded protein is MKIFVLPVLTILFVLGHCSIHHNLKYFETIHASSLSHSIVKRGAKLSNHPYNTIKEVRFKTLGKDFRLILHPQSSVLHSNFKAYSVDADGKETTVHVDRENFFTGRVFGETKSDVKLHMEDGVMTGIIHTPDETYHVEPSWRHLPDLDGKSMITYRSSDIRYSWAGDAIPNKPRVCGYVKEGKELEDDSDDVQEEYDIELKHEQLEKEKYLDQTNSYHPANEADTSNDGPKKRTKRQSDYEYTPTKTRCPLLLVADYRFFQEMGASNTKTTISYLISLIDRVHKIYNDTLWQDRQDMDGFKGMGFVIKKILVHSEPTRVRGGEAHYNMVREKWDVRNLLEVFSREYSHKDFCLAHLFTDLKFEGGILGLAYVGSPRRNSVGGICTPEYFKNGYTLYLNSGLSSSRNHYGQRVITREADLVTAHEFGHNWGSEHDPDVAECSPAASQGGSYLMYTYSVSGYDVNNKRFSPCSLRSIRKVLQAKSGRCFSEPEESFCGNLRVEGGEECDAGLLGTEDNDMCCDKNCKLRKNQGAVCSDKNSPCCAGCVFAPPGLVCREAAHSACEGEAICNGASADCPKAPAIADEHECAERGRCRNGTCMPYCETQGMHSCMCDIVADACKRCCRKSLNKTCFPVAHNDILPDGTPCIQGFCNKGVCEKTIQDVVERFWDIIEDININNVLGFLRDNIVGVVVLVTAFIWIPASCVISYVDRRRQRQHQKYLEWERQHDLIHPSSPRKVIHTRLPKQKPPGIKSAIQGSSQL